The following are from one region of the Ochotona princeps isolate mOchPri1 chromosome 15, mOchPri1.hap1, whole genome shotgun sequence genome:
- the MTERF2 gene encoding transcription termination factor 2, mitochondrial has protein sequence MGLSQGVTGLLCKLLLWSQPRRLISFRKVQSVPGNRPFLACFTYTTDRQSNKENRRTVEKLCQFSVDISKIRRVKEWVLLEDKTYVEEIASILQKLGASDTVIASILERCPEAIICSPPAVDTQRKLWQLVCKNEEELIKLIERFPESFFTVKDQELQKFNVEFFQELGLKNVVISRFLTTASPIFHNPVGKNKQMIQILQESYLNLGGSKANMNVWLLKLLSQNPFILLNSPTAVKETLEFLQQLGFTNSEILQLLSKLKGLLFQLCPESIQDSISFSKNTFKCTDDDLRQLVLKCPALLYYSVSVLEERIQGLLTEGISLAQIRETPMVLELTPQIVQYRMRKLNTLGYRMENGHLANLKGTKQEFESNFGKIQAKKTRPLFNPVAPLKVEE, from the coding sequence ATGGGACTGAGCCAGGGGGTTACAGGCCTGTTGTGCAAGTTGCTGTTGTGGTCCCAGCCCCGCCGGCTGATTTCCTTCAGAAAGGTGCAGTCAGTTCCAGGGAACAGACCTTTTCTTGCATGCTTCACCTATACAACTGATAGACAGtcaaacaaagaaaacaggagaACAGTGGAAAAACTCTGTCAGTTTTCTGTTGATATTAGCAAAATTCGTAGAGTAAAAGAATGGGTACTTCTGGAAGATAAAACCTATGTCGAAGAAATTGCCAGTATTTTACAAAAACTAGGTGCCAGTGACACTGTGATAGCCAGTATTCTGGAACGCTGCCCAGAAGCAATTATCTGTAGTCCACCTGCCGTTGacacccagaggaaactctggcaACTGGTCTGCAAAAATGAGGAAGAGTTAATCAAATTAATAGAGCGGTTTCCAGAATCTTTCTTTACTGTTAAAGACCAGGAGCTCCAGAAGTTCAATGTTGAGTTCTTtcaagagctgggactcaagaaTGTTGTCATTAGCAGGTTCTTGACAACTGCGTCACCTATCTTCCATAATCCTGTTGGGAAGAATAAGCAGATGATACAGATTCTCCAGGAGAGTTACCTAAATCTGGGTGGCTCGAAGGCCAACATGAACGTTTGGTTACTGAAATTACTGAGccaaaatccatttattttgttaaattctCCTACAGCTGTAAAGGAAACACTGGAATTCCTCCAGCAGCTAGGTTTTACAAACTCAGAAATTCTACAACTTCTGTCCAAACTCAAAGGTCTTCTTTTTCAGCTTTGCCCTGAAAGTATACAGGACAGCATTTCTTTCTCTAAAAATACTTTCAAGTGCACAGATGATGACCTCAGGCAGTTGGTTTTGAAATGCCCTGCCCTTTTATATTACTCTGTTTCAGTTTTAGAAGAGAGAATTCAGGGATTATTAACAGAAGGAATTTCCTTAGCTCAGATAAGGGAGACACCTATGGTTCTTGAGCTAACACCACAGATAGTGCAGTACCGGATGAGGAAACTAAATACCTTAGGCTACAGAATGGAAAATGGGCATCTAGCAAATCTAAAAGGAACAAAACAAGAGTTTGAGTCTAACTTTGGTAAAATTCAAGCTAAGAAAACCCGACCATTGTTTAATCCTGTTGCACCATTAAAAGTTGAAGAGTGA